The genomic region TGGTCCCCCCCGTCCGCGCCAGCGCCCAGGGGATGCGGACGGTCGCGTGCACGTCCTCGCCCGGCAGCAGCCCCTGCTGCCGCATCATCGTTCCCATCGCCCCGAAGAGCGCGTCGAACACCGCGTTCCCGGTGCGCGGGACGCCCTCGCTCAGGTCCACGCGCAGGTCGGCCTCCTGGAAGACGGTGCGCCAATCGACGTCCCCGAAGTCCGGCCGGGCGCCGCCCGCCGCGGCACCGCCGCGGTCCACCCACGCCCGCTTCTCCGGGTCACGCAGGGTGGCGTACGCCTCGCTGGCGGCCTTGAAGCGTTCCTCCGCCTCGGGGTCGCCCGGGTTGCGGTCGGGATGGTCGCGCATCGCCCGCTTGCGGTAGGCGGCCTTGATCTCCGCATCGGTCGCGTCGCGGTCGACGCCGAGCACGGCGTAGGGGTCGCGGGGGGCGTCGGGCACGGCCACATGCTACCCGCGCCGGGGGGCGCGCCGCGTCACCGGGGGCGCCGGCGGCCCGTGCTACCTTCGCGCTGGAGGTGAGGCCCGTGACCCGCCACGCACGCGCATCGCACGGGACGCCCGGAGGCGTCCGCCGCCCCGCGTCGCCGTCCCCCCGAAGGACGGACGCTACCGCCCGTCCCCACGTTCGTGCAGGCGGCGGGCGCGCCGTGCGGCGGACGCTGCTCGCCGGCCTCGCGCTGGCGTTCCTGGCCGGCGGCTGCACCGTGACGTTCGTCGGGGGTGAGGGTGTCGGCGGCGAGGGCGCCAGCGCCGGCGTGAACGGCATCCTCGCGGTGTTCGAGCCGACGCGGGGTCCGGACGCGACGTACCGGCGGGGGGACGACGTCGCCTTCTCGCTTCGTTCGCGCCGCGACGGGTACGTGACGTTGAGTCGCCTGAACCCCGACGGCGAGGTCGCCGTCGTCGCCCGCAACCTGCGGGTCCGGGCGCACCGCACGGAGGTGCTCGACGGGTCGCGGGACGGGACCCGGTTCGTGGTCGGCGGTCCGCGCGGCTGGCATCGGGTGCGGGCGAGCTTCTCGCCGGAGCCGGCGTCGACCGCCACCGCCCGCCTCGAGGGGCGGTTCGGGGAGGGCGACTGGACGGCGGCGTTGCGCCTGGACCTCGCGCCGTTCGAGGTGACCGACGTCGCCGAAACCGCGTTCTACGTGCGCTGAACGGCGCCGACGTCGGCCGAACCTCCCGCGTGCGGTATGATGGCGTGCGGTACGAGGGAGGTCCCGGCTTGGCAGGTCACAACAAGTGGTCGCAGATCAAGCGCAAGAAGGCGGCCAACGACAAGCAACGCGGCAAGATCATCAGCAAGCACATCCGCGCCATCCAGAGCGCGGTGCGCGAGGGGGGCGCGGATCCGTCGTCCAACCTGGCGCTGAAGAACGCGCTCGGTGGCGCCCGCGCCGACGACGTCCCCGCCGACAACATCGAGCGCGCCATCGAAAGGGCGCAGGGCGGCGAGGGCGCCGCGGCGTTCGACGCCGTCGCGTACGAAGGGTACGGCGCGGCCGGCGTCGCGTTCCTCGTCGAGGCGTTGACCGACAACCGCAACCGCACCGTCGCGGAGGTCCGCCACGTCTTCACGAAGCACGGCGGGAACCTGTCGGGCTCCACCGCGTGGCAGTTCGAACCGATCGGTGCGTTGCTCGTCGCCCCCGCCGACGAGGCGATTCAGGAGGCGGCGATCGACCTCGGTGCGACCGACCTCGAGGTCCAGGACGACGGGATGCTCAGCGTCACGACCGCCCCCACCGACCTGTACGCCGTCGCCGACGGTCTCGAGGCGAAGGGCGCGCGGGTGGAGGCGGCGCAGCTCACGAAGGAACCCCAGACCCTGACCGCGGTCGACGACGCGGACGCCGCCAAGGTGCTCCGCATGATCGACGCGCTCGAGGAGCTCGACGACGTGCAGAACGTCCACACCACCGCCGACCTCTCGGCGGTGGACGACGAGGTCTACGCAGGAGGTGCTTCGTGACGACGGACGTGACGCGGGACGCGTTCCCGACCCTGGCGTGGACGGACGTCCCCAAGGTCGGGGCGCCGCAGATGCAGCAGGCGG from Trueperaceae bacterium harbors:
- a CDS encoding DUF4384 domain-containing protein, yielding MRRTLLAGLALAFLAGGCTVTFVGGEGVGGEGASAGVNGILAVFEPTRGPDATYRRGDDVAFSLRSRRDGYVTLSRLNPDGEVAVVARNLRVRAHRTEVLDGSRDGTRFVVGGPRGWHRVRASFSPEPASTATARLEGRFGEGDWTAALRLDLAPFEVTDVAETAFYVR
- a CDS encoding YebC/PmpR family DNA-binding transcriptional regulator → MAGHNKWSQIKRKKAANDKQRGKIISKHIRAIQSAVREGGADPSSNLALKNALGGARADDVPADNIERAIERAQGGEGAAAFDAVAYEGYGAAGVAFLVEALTDNRNRTVAEVRHVFTKHGGNLSGSTAWQFEPIGALLVAPADEAIQEAAIDLGATDLEVQDDGMLSVTTAPTDLYAVADGLEAKGARVEAAQLTKEPQTLTAVDDADAAKVLRMIDALEELDDVQNVHTTADLSAVDDEVYAGGAS